AGCGAGCAGGCCTTGGTTACGGCAGACATCGTCGGGCACGAGATGATGCACGCGGTGACGCATTTTTCGGTGAGCAACCGCACCGGCGACCCGTTTCCACTGCTCTTCACTCAGCTCCCTGTCGGCACGAGACTCGGCCCCAAGAGCTTAACGGACTACAAGGGAGATACCTACACGTGTCCCACGGCTCGATTCCGAGGGCTGGTCATGACACCGGACGGGTTCGACGTGGGCCTGGTGCCGGCCTGGTGCGTCGACGGCCGGTTCCTCCTGGCCTCCAGTCACGGCGGCGCCATCCACGAAAGCTATTCGGACATCTTCGGCGAGTCGCTCGAGTTCTACTACGAGGACGAGGATCTTGCGGGCGACTACCTGCTAGGCGGCGAACTCGAGATTGGTCCCTTCCGTTCTCTCAGTGATCCCCGATCGATTGACGACGGCTTCTTTCCGGATGCCTACGGCGACCGCTACGAGTTCGCCCTTACCCTGAGCGAGGAGGGTTACTGGGACTATTCCGGGTTCGTATTCGTCGATGGCCAGTACTACGGCGCTACCGACTGGTTCGGCTACGGGGGCGACCATTGGAACTCACTGTTCCTGAGCCACGCTTTCTATCTGGCCATCGAAGGCGGTACGCACCGCTCGACCGGGGCGACCGTGGAGGGTGTCGGCGGCGGCCATCGGGCGGAGATCGAACGGATTTTCTTCCGCGCGATGCGGGACCTGATGCCGGCGGCGGCGTCGTTGCCGATCGCCGCGGACGTCATCCGCCAGTCGGCGGCCGACCTCGCTCCGGGCGGCAATGCGCAACGGGCCATCGACCAGGCGCTCCGCGCCGTCGGGCTGTTGCCGTGACGAGAGTCTCGCCGCCGCGACCGGCCGCTGCTTGCGGATTGTGCGGCAGCGTTACGGACGCGGCGGTTGGACTGCACGTCGTCGATGCGGGCGTTCACGTTGGCGTTCTGCTGAAACATGGCGTGGATAGCTGTGCCCTGGCTACAGCCTCGGCTGGCTGGATTCGATGGCGGCGGGGACGTGACGAGGCGTGACGGAGGAGGAGTTGAAACGCGTGGCGCTCGACACCCGCCTGGGGTCACTCCGTCTCCCAGGAACCAACAATTCTTCGCGTTTGGTTGTTCGGTTTCCGATTCACCGACGCCATTAAACTAAGGCCGTTGGAGAAAGGGCGCGGCGGCGTGCGGCGTGGAGGCCGTCCGCGGGTACCGTATGGCAGCCGCGCAGGGACTCATGGCGGCACAGGAAAAGGTCGACCGCATCCGTCGGAGAAGGAATCGGTCGGCGGCGATGAATGTGAGAGATGGTGACGGCGACCGAGTTCCGAGACGCAACGGCGGCGAGGCGAAGCGTACCGCGATCACCGGCTGCGCGTGAAGGCTGCAGGAAGATGAGCGCAATGCATGCCGTGAGGTCGGTCGTGGTGGCAGTGCTGGCGGCGGTCGTCCTCACGACGCCAGCGGTCGTCCTGGCCGACGGCCATGTGGCCCTGGTCGTGGGCAGCAGCACCTACGCCCACATCGGGCGGCTGCCGAACCCGGACAACGACGCGGTGGACATCTCGGCAGCGTTGCGGCGGCTCGGCTTCGAGGTGACGACCGAGCTCGACGCCGACCGGTTGGAGCTGACCGAGGCGCTACGCGCGTCCACGCGACAGAGCGCCGGAGCCGGATGTCTCGCTGGTCTTCTGCGCGGGCCACGGCATCAAGATGGGTGGCGTCAACTACCGCGTCCCGGTGGACGCGCGGCTGGAGCGCGACGTCGACGTGCGCTTCGAGACGGTGACGGTCGACGACCTGTTGGTATAGAACACGGGCGCGGCGTTGCGGTTGGTGATCCTGGACGCGTGCCGTAGCATCCCGCTCGCGAGATCGATGCAGCGTACGGCGGCGAGCCGGACGTGTCAGCGGCGGCAGCTTCGGTGACCTGGACGATGATCTGCTGGGGGATGAGACGCTGGTGGGCGTATGCGGCGGAGGAGGACGACGGCAGCGGACGGTTGGGGTCGGAACAGTCCGTACACGGCGGCGTTGCTGGAGCAGTTGGAGCAACCGCTGGAGATTAGTCTTCTGTTCCGGCGGGTTCGTGCGCAGGGGCTGGCGGCGACCAAACCTGCGCAGCGCCCGCACGATTACCACTCGCTGGTGGGCGAGCACTACCTGACGCGGACGCTGGCTGGGGGCGCGTCGGTCGCGGTGAGCGTAGCGGTTCCGGTGCCGGCCGACCCTCCACGACCTGATCTGGAGATTGACGTCAAGGCGCTATCCATTGCTGCGCTGCGCGAGTTGGCCAAGGCTGGGGACGCCGACGCGCAGGCCAAGCTCGGCGAGCGGTACGAGCACGGTCGCGGCGTGGTACAGGACTACCGCGTTGCGGTGTCCTGGTTCCGTCGAGCGGGCGACCAAGGTCATGCGCCCGGGCAGGTCGCCCTCGGGTTCCTGTACGGCCGCGGGGGCGGGCGTAGCGCAGGACGACGCGAGAGCCGTCCGCGGGCGGCGCAGGCTGATGCACACGTTCGGGGTCGATTGGACCGGGTACGCGCGCACACTCCCGCGCACCCGGCTGCTGCGGCATCTGCGGAAGCATCGGGAGGGCACAGAGTGTTGAAGATACTTGACTAGGCGCGAGAAGACAACGCCGAGACGACCGCCGACGTCGGTACGGAATCGGATAGAACAGTAGCAGCCCGAAGGGAGTTCGCATGACGACGATTGTATGTTGGAACATGCAGTACAAGGGCGGATCTTGGCGGGAGCTGGTCCGGATGGGAGCAGACATCGCGTTGCTGCAGGAGCCTTGCAGGGTACCGGACGACGTTGCGGACCACGTCGACATCGGGCCACGGGACGAGGACGCCTGGGATCCATGCTTGTGGCCAAAGCCCGTTCGCAGGAGCGATTTCCGGCACCACCACCGGTGGCCGAAGATCGCGAAGCTGTCCGATCGGGTGAAGATCAAGTGGTTCAGACCGATTCTCTCGACAGACCCGATGTCCGGCGACAGCCTCAACGTCAGCGACGTCCAGATCATCGCCGCGGCAGAAGTCACCCCGAATGACGGAGGCTCGAAGCCGTTTATCGTTGTGTCGATGTACGCTGCCTGGAGATGGCCGCACCCGGGCACTGGGAGGGAGGATGCCCACGCGGACGCGTCGGCGCATCGGATAATTTCCGATCTGACGCACTTCGTTGCTAACGCGGACCGGATACCGCATCACATCCTGGCGGCAGGCGATCTCAATATGGACTACGGCGCGGACTATGGCTGGAAGGAACGCAGTAAGGACCGGCTCTGGTACGCACGCGCCCGCACCGTCTGGGACCGCATGGAGGCGCTCGACTTGGTGTACATGGGGCCACGATACCCCAATGGACGCCGAGCGGACCCCACGCCGGAGCACCTGCCCGCGGACTCGAACAACGTTGTGACGTACCATACCAACCGGAGTTCTCCTGCCGGCGCCCAACTGCAGTTGGATTACGTGTTCGCCTCGCGGGGGTTCCACGAGACGATTGAGACCCGCGCCATGAACGGAATCGACGAGTGGGGACCGAGCGACCATTGCCGACTCCTGATCAAGGTGAGGACGTGATGCCGCCCTACGCTTGGAACCGCGGCCATGCTCGGGCGATGGCCGGCGACATCCGGAATGCCACGACGGGTCTCCCGGACCTCCGCAGGACGAATCGAGGGAGTACGGAGTCCTCCCCGAACTGCGCGCCATCGAAAACACGCGGAGCAACGTTCCTCCGGTTTCGAGACGGTGAACACCGGCACTCGCGCTCATGAGGATGGCGTGATTTGTGGCCAGTGCTGCAGGTTCGTGAGTGGCTGGATCTCAGGCGACGCTTTGAGCGGACAGATTCTACCCGAGTTGCGTAGCCTGACTTTAAAGGCGCGCACGTGCGAGGCCGTTCAGTCAGGCAGGGTCTGCGTCCAGGTCGCCTCGCGGCGAAGGCGTAGCTCGAGGCCCCGAGCACGGCCACGAGGACCTGCGCGTCCCGCTCTTCGCCGGTCTCGCGATCGACGACCGGCACCGTCTGCCCGGCATAGTCGATGAACAGCTTTCGCCGGCGCGGTGCTCCTGGCGCATCACCAGGTCGACCTTCCGCGGCCCAGGCGCGGTACTGGTCGCAGAACCAGTCTGTATTGCAGCCCGTCGGGGTGGAGAGCCTTGTATTCCTCACACAGCAACGCCAGCGTGACGCTCTTGCGTCGCAGCTTGCGTCTCAGCTCGCGGTGCACTTCACTCCAGACCGGCAGCGGACGCGACGCGCGGCTCGACGGCGGCGCCGGAGACAACCGCCGCTCAAGGCCGGCGTCGTTTCGGGCACCGGCGAACTGATCCCAGCCATCTTGGCGCGGCGGGTTGTCGTACCGGCTGCTCTGCGCCTATAACGTAGACGCCGGCGTCGAACACCGCGAAGTCGAGACGGCCATCGCCATTGAAGTTGTCCGTGCCCGCGACCGGGGTACGTGCCCGGATCGACGGGAGCATCTCCGCTGGCGCCAGCCGGAGCCGTCCATCACGGGTCCCGAGGAACACCTGTACCGGCGGCTTGTCCAACCGGTCTTCGACCGTTTCGCTCCCGTCGTTGGGCTGACCGCCGGCGATGATGTCGTCGCGGCCGTCCCCGTTGAGGTCCGCTACGGCGATGATGACCTGGATCCGGTTGAAGCGGCCCTGCGTCTCAACGCGCGCGAACCTCTGCGCGTGAACGGCGCTGGAGAGCCAGCAGGCGATGAAGACTCCTTACAAACCAGTCGAACGCCAGAGGCGCCGACAACGTCACCGCCGCGCGCGCCACCCGCGCCGGACGGGTTCGCCTCTCATCAGATCACGATGAGGCAGGCGACGATCACGCTACGGACGACGTGCGCAACACCCCGATCATCGTTCGCGGGCGGACGCACCCCCAAAGCACAGAGTCAATCGATTCCTCGTGGCGGGATCAGCGGCGTCGTGTCTTGTGTGGCCACGTGGGCGGCGAAACCGGAGCCGGCCTTTTCGTAGACGTCGAAAACGACCGACACACCCGCCCGCTCGAGCGGCTCGATCTCATCGTGGAACCTGGCCGTGGCGGCAACCCTGCCGCTGAACGAAACGGCCCTGAGCTGGTCGAGAACGGCGAGGCTTGCGGTCAGGTTCGGCAGCGCCAACATGACTAGCTCGACGGTGTTCGTGTCGTCAATGCGGTCCCAGAAGTCCGCGTCGCTCGGATCGCCGAGCAGCACATTGAACCCCGCTGACCGATGGTTCGCTACCGTTCGTGGATCGATGTCCACCCCGACGACCGTTTCGCCGTACCCTCGACGCATGGCTTCGTAGGCCCCGGCGCCGATGCGGCCCATCCCCAGAACGAGGATCGTCACCCCGCCGGTGTCGAGCAGCCGGTCGTCGGCGAGACGCTCCCTTCGCTCCAGGCGGCGCCACGTTGCCCGATATCTCGTGTAGACCCGATCGGCGACCGCATCGACCGCCGCGGCGACGCCGCAGGAGAGGGAGAGCGCGACGGCGATGACGCTCAGCCAGAGACCGTCGATCCATCCGTTGGCAACGCCCACGGCGGCGACGATG
The nucleotide sequence above comes from Acidobacteriota bacterium. Encoded proteins:
- a CDS encoding VCBS repeat-containing protein codes for the protein MACWLSSAVHAQRFARVETQGRFNRIQVIIAVADLNGDGRDDIIAGGQPNDGSETVEDRLDKPPVQVFLGTRDGRLRLAPAEMLPSIRARTPVAGTDNFNGDGRLDFAVFDAGVYVIGAEQPVRQPAAPRWLGSVRRCPKRRRP